Part of the Debaryomyces hansenii CBS767 chromosome C complete sequence genome is shown below.
ATTGGCTATGCtagttttcttttcaatgttAGGATAGTAGCATTCTGCAACAGTTTTTGGTATATCACTATAAGGAATATTATAAGTTAACGGTGAATTAAAGTAAGAGACGCCTGAACCCAAACACTTAGAGTGTAATATGCTGAtggattcattatttgtctCGATCCCGGTGAACCTTGGATCTGTATCAACTGTCtcattttttatataatccttataataatttggaaaaaaGCACAGACCAATAGTATTTGGAATCTCTTCGTAGGTAATGTTCGttaaatttctttgaacATATCCATCTTGAGTTTGGCAACTGGCATTGAAAATGCTTATGGTAGTGTCCGTATGACTGATCCCTGTATAATTAACTGGACCCGCTggtttcatttttattccCGAAAATCGAAgcagaagataaaaatttttttctaGGAATTAATATTGCACAGGATACCAATGGtatcaaaatttatctCTAAGTTATGAacaacaattgaaaaaaaaaaaaccgTTGTGATGATACGAGAAAAATAATTGGTGCATACAAAGATGATGCCCGCACAACACAATAAGGACGGATAAATTTTACGATTATCAATAGGCTTAGCTGATTGTTGTTTTGATTATAAAATAGGTATAGACACTTATTATACTTGCCTTCCTTAGTTCTGGAAAACCTCGGGGTATTCTTTCTTCGTCAGCCCTGAAAAGTAAAACAACCGCCTTATATGATAGTTTATATGTAATT
Proteins encoded:
- a CDS encoding DEHA2C17842p (no similarity), with protein sequence MKPAGPVNYTGISHTDTTISIFNASCQTQDGYVQRNLTNITYEEIPNTIGSCFFPNYYKDYIKNETVDTDPRFTGIETNNESISILHSKCLGSGVSYFNSPLTYNIPYSDIPKTVAECYYPNIEKKTSIANKNSCGAFVLLVLFFVVQMMFYT